The Primulina huaijiensis isolate GDHJ02 chromosome 9, ASM1229523v2, whole genome shotgun sequence genomic interval GAAATTGTGGAGATTTAAGTTCTCGTCGAATGCTTGACATGTTGGTCTTTTACCCGTGAACATCTCCAAGAGAAGAATCCCAAAACTATATACATCTCCTTTAACTGAGACCGAGTTACTTGTGCCATATTCTGAGCATTGGTTCAAAGgcatgcataaaaaaataaaaggtatATTTTGCTCACAATAAGTTAATTATAGCATactattgagaaaaaaaattacattttttgtcTCGTAATTTGTacttttttaattttgataattgtTATAACCTTGTCAAATACAAGAATGTGAATGTTTTTTCAGAATTTATCAGTGAAATCATGAACTGGGTATTAATGATGTTAATATATACATAGTGAATGTGTTAGATTAGATATGAGTTTATTTGGAGATAATAGAATACATACCTGGAGGAACATAGCCTATTGTACCTTTGATCCCAATTGTACTGTTGCTCTCATGTGCTTCAAGGATGTTTGAAACTACCTTAGACAATCCAAAATCACCCACATGTGCAGTCATATCATCATCCAAAAGAATGTTACTTGGCTTCAAATCGCCATGAATAATTGGTGAATTAGTGTCCATATGTAGGTACTCAAGTGCATGAGCAATATCAATGGCGATTTTGATCTTTTGCAACATCGTAAGGCTCCGAAATTCTGAGTCATGTTCTTCTTCTTGCCCTCTATTGCGGTACAACAAATCTTCCAAACTCCCATTAGACATGAATTCATAAACCAAAGCTTTAAATTCATTTCTTTGGAAGTCTATACTTTCGCAAACACTGAATAATTTCAAGAGGTTCCTGTGTCTTATTCCTTTTAGTGCAATGCACTCTGCTACGAAGCTCTTAGAAGCACCTTTGACAAAAAGATTAAGCACTTTGACCGCCACCATTGTCTTTCCATCCTCAAGAATCCCTTTGTAGACAGATCCAAATCTTCCAGAGCCAATCAAGCTACCTTCCGAGAATCCATTAGTGGCTTTTAACAGATCTCCATAGGATAACCTCATGAATTGAGCGCCATCAAATGACCCCGtggaaagctgttttctcatcAAATGTTTTTGGATATAAATGACTACACAAAGTGTAATGCATAATCCTCCGACAACTAGTATTGGAATCAGGATTTTAAGTAACGCTTTCTTAGAGAACTTTGAAGAAGAGCAAGGAGGGAGCTTCAAATCAAGAATTCCTCCACATAATCTCGCATTCCCTTCGATCGagaattttgttttgtttctaaATAATCCTTCTATTGGCACCTCACCTTCGAGGCTATTGAATGACAAGTtcaatttttcaagatttagatGACTGAGAAAAATAGGGATtttaccagaaaaattatttcttgaaAGATCCAATTCTTGTAATCCCTTCAGAGCACTTAGTGATGGAGGTATCTCTCCTTGAAGATAATTACCACCTAGATAAAGCATTCCCAAGCTAGTGCAGTCACTTAGAGAGCTTGGAACAAGACCTGATAATCTATTATTCGACAAGTCTAAGATTGAAATGTGTGTTAAAGCGCCAACTTCGAATGGAATTGAACCTGTGAAGACGTTGTCTGATAAACGCATGTAAATAGAAATGGTGGGAAGTCTCATAATTTGTGGAGGAATGGAACCATCAAGAGTATTATTTCCAATATCTAAGAGTAACAAGTTGGTGCAATTACCAAGACTCTGAGGTATTCTTCCAGACAATCTGTTTTCTCCCAAGTCCAAGTAATTTAACGAAGTTAAGTTGCCGAAGGAATGTGGCATCTCATCTATCAGTCGGTTTCCACTCAAGTTAAGATTTTGCAGATTTGAAAGTTTTCCAATGCTAAATGGAATATGACCCTCAAGATTGTTGTCGTCAAGGAAAAGCTTAGTGAGACCGACGAGGTTCCCAATACCAAAAGGAATTTTACCATGTATCTGAGTGTGAGTAATTCCTATGGCCTTTATTTGACTAGAAAGATTATACATCGAGTCTGGCAATGAACCCCTCAATATGTTAGAACCAACTACAATATCCATCAGATTTGTGCAATTTGAGAATGATGAAATAAAACTTATATCATCTCGAATAAGATTTTCTGCAGCGAAAAAGTGCTCAAGATTTGAAAGCCTTCCAAGTTCTTTTGGCATTGGCCCCGTAAAACTATTGAAGGCAACCGATATTGTGTCAAGGGAGGTTGCATTTGAGAGTGAGACCGGAAGTTCTCTAGTAAATTGATTGTCTGCCAAATAAATACCTTGTAACTTAGGAAGTGTGAGGCCTATGTTATTAGGTATGGCCCCTTGAAGTTTATTGGAAGAGACGGCAAAAATAAGGAGAGTAGATATATTGAAGAGACCAGGAGGGATTTCACCTGTTAAACTATTTTCGAATAGTGCAAGAAATTTTAGTTGCTGAAGTTGCACGAGTGACTCCGGAATTTCTCCTCTCATGTTACATGCGGCCAAATAAAGCAGTGTGAGAGATGTTATATTGCCCAAGGATGGAGGGATAGACCCAGAAATATTGTTTTTTCCTAAACCAAGACGTTTGAGCTTGCGAAGAGAATCGAGCTCAACAGGGATATGTCCCGATAACCTATTGTCAACCATGTTAAGATCCAAAAGATTTGGACATTGCGAT includes:
- the LOC140984343 gene encoding uncharacterized protein: MAKYTSEVVCIIFGWFCCASMIPSACSSNETDVLALLAFKAAIVDRLGALNSWNQTQHYCTWNGIRCGAKHPDRVVGIMLRSQGLEGSLSPHIGNLSFLRTIDLQNNSFHGQIPQEMGLLRRLEIVKFSNNSFVGEIPRNISQCPNLLDLNMVDNRLSGHIPVELDSLRKLKRLGLGKNNISGSIPPSLGNITSLTLLYLAACNMRGEIPESLVQLQQLKFLALFENSLTGEIPPGLFNISTLLIFAVSSNKLQGAIPNNIGLTLPKLQGIYLADNQFTRELPVSLSNATSLDTISVAFNSFTGPMPKELGRLSNLEHFFAAENLIRDDISFISSFSNCTNLMDIVVGSNILRGSLPDSMYNLSSQIKAIGITHTQIHGKIPFGIGNLVGLTKLFLDDNNLEGHIPFSIGKLSNLQNLNLSGNRLIDEMPHSFGNLTSLNYLDLGENRLSGRIPQSLGNCTNLLLLDIGNNTLDGSIPPQIMRLPTISIYMRLSDNVFTGSIPFEVGALTHISILDLSNNRLSGLVPSSLSDCTSLGMLYLGGNYLQGEIPPSLSALKGLQELDLSRNNFSGKIPIFLSHLNLEKLNLSFNSLEGEVPIEGLFRNKTKFSIEGNARLCGGILDLKLPPCSSSKFSKKALLKILIPILVVGGLCITLCVVIYIQKHLMRKQLSTGSFDGAQFMRLSYGDLLKATNGFSEGSLIGSGRFGSVYKGILEDGKTMVAVKVLNLFVKGASKSFVAECIALKGIRHRNLLKLFSVCESIDFQRNEFKALVYEFMSNGSLEDLLYRNRGQEEEHDSEFRSLTMLQKIKIAIDIAHALEYLHMDTNSPIIHGDLKPSNILLDDDMTAHVGDFGLSKVVSNILEAHESNSTIGIKGTIGYVPPEYGTSNSVSVKGDVYSFGILLLEMFTGKRPTCQAFDENLNLHNFVNGALPNRVTEIIDPRILEDMSSKMEEYCVASVLSIGVACSRKTPTERMHMTDVVFHLCKIRDKYMIED